TCTGATAGACGCCTGGTACAACATTAATCTTCTTACACAGAAAATGTTTCTCTCACCGTGACCTCGTCATATTGCTACAGTTGAAATACTAGTAAACGTAATAGAATTGTTACAGCACGAGTATCGGCTGCTAATATTGTGTAGGTCACGATATGCGTTTTGGGGTGAAAATTCAAAACGTTAACTCCAAAAAAATCCGCATTACTAGTTGTCTCATTGCCAAAATGTTCCAAACACCTTTTGAAAACCATGGATCGTGGAAATTTCTCGAGCTCATTTGTGTAGAGGGATGGCATTTTACATATACTTGACAAAAATCGTTAAGGATGTATGCAACCTATGAAATTTCGAaaaatgatctatttattcattgagtCTCTGATAAATTATCAATCAtacaaataccaatatccctaacttattttattcagtatattAAACAATGGATATGGTCCTGTCATGGCTGACTGGACGATGTGAAAAGGTTCATCTCTCAAGTTGTGCCTCATATGATGTGCTACACAAACGATCATTCTTTTATGCAAGGCTGCTTCGCAGATTAGCTATAGGTGGCCATGTCTAACAGAGCTCCCACAGTAAAAACTTAGTGAGTGATTGActtttagttttaggccgcttttagcaatattctagcaatatcacggagggggaggACCAGATTTAAGCTTTACGTTCTGTCCGTGAGGGAATCGACCTCGGGTCTTCGATGTGGCTTTCATTTGTAAGTTCATCCGGACCAAGGGATCAGCTCCTGCTGTATATAAATCACATTCCATGCATACAGAAACGCGTGCCGCCACATATGGCACTTTCAAGGACAATTTGAGTGCAGATGGCAGAATTAGACCACACGTGTaagtttttgagactaaaaaaCATACTTGTGTCTTAACTTACGTACAAGCAATAACCCCGGAACGTATGTTTGTGACGTCGCGAGACGTTAATTGTGCCATGGAATATGACAAGGTATGTCTGGAGTACACGATGCCACACAGGTCAACACGAAGATCTACCAATAACCCCAAATATGTCAGCCGTTCTATTTTTGTATATTAGTGCTAATTTGCTGAGTCACTGTCAAAATGTAGCGGCAGACTGTTACATGTTGTAAGTAATCACTAGCTGACCTTCTGAATTCAAGAGCGATtagaaaagggagataaccttGGCGCGGCTCGGCCCACGTTCGGGACGTGCCTCAAATCGCCGGATATACAATCAAAAATCTAATCTATTGTATCAAATATTCAGGTTTACATATGTATGAGTGATGTTTTCCCCAAACCCTCATTAAAATTCCTGATTATGAGACGGAGGACCTGACTGAAAATGCGAGTGGTGCAGATAGACTGGTTGGTAAACATGACTACGTGACGAAGGGACGGACAAATCCAGTTGTGATCTACTACAGTGTATGGgcaacacaaatacacaaacaaatcaGCTGCAGTTTTAACAAACAACTCCTGACCTAACTTCAAAGGACAGAGCACACAGACAATAGAAGGTTAAAATTCCATACACGTCTTGGGTAGGGTCTCAGTGACAACAAGACGACATGTTTTCACTCTGACAAAAGCCATTATCATGGTATATACCAGATAAGCACCAAAGTCGCTTACGTTTTGCAAGATTTTTGCCTGAGTCTTTGACTTTCTTATTTAGCATGTGTGCAGCGGAAGATAGAGTTGGCAGTGATCGCAGTATTTGGGGTTCACGCATACCTCTATACCTTGAGTACAGGGCAATCCTGGTGTAATGTGCTTTGGGTGCTTTCTGGCAGTAAGCGCGATGAGGATTTGACATGATCATACAGTCACAAAATATGAGTGTAGGGTAATTCCAAAATGCGCAAGATAGCATAGGTTGTGATGTTTTGTTAATATGGCTAAGCCGAGTTCCTTCATGAGCCGGATTTACTTGACATACCGTACCGGGACTGGGTACAGCACGCCGTAGGTTTTATACAAGATATTAATCTTTGTCATAGTCATACCAATAGACTGACTTACACAGGCTTCGTGtatgatgatcatgatcatgtttAGTTATAGTTGTCGCAGAGAGagataggtgtgtgtgtgtgtgtgcgtgcgtgcgtgcgtgcgtgcgtgcgtgcgtgagtgtgtgtggcAGGGTGGGGAGTGGGCAAGAGGAGAGAGAGTGTGGGAGAGAGCAAGAGAGTGGGACAGATAGCAAAAGAGTGGGACAGAAAGAAAAGAGTGCACGAGAGCAGAACACGggaacagacatacatacagaggtGAGCGAGAGAGGGCGAGGGAGGGAGAGTGAGTAAGAGAGAGAGGTGGGAGAACAAGAGACTAAGAGAGGGaggtgggagagagagagggagaggtgGGAGAGAGAGCAAGTGAGTGCTAGAGAGACCAAGAAAGTGTGAGAGAGGGAGGTGTGAGAGAGAGCAGGTGAGTGGAAGAGAGAGCAAGAGAACGAGAGAGGGGGTGGGGGAGAGAGCAAGTAAGtgggagagagaggggggaggtGGGTGAGAGAGCAAGTAAGTgggggagagagagtgagagagaaggAGGTGGGAGAGAGAGCAAGTGGGCAGGACAGAGAGGTTAGAGAGAGCAAGTgagtgggagagagagagacagtgaGAGTGATAGAGTGAGAGAGCAaagagaatgagagagagtgAAAGAGAGCAAGGGAGTGAGAAAGCGAGCAAGATTGGAAGAGAGAGCAAGAGAGTtggacatacacacagagagaaattcaagtttcatgtttcatttcttaATTTCCTTTTTTCCACTTTTCACGTTTaaaagaaaacgtttcattatctAGTATCACACTGCGTGCATCAATTTCGTTATCGAGTTTCATGCATCGTGTTAATCATCTTTCATTTGCCGAAAAATACGTTTACGAATAAAGTCTGTTATGAATAAAATCTTTCCCTTAGAGACTGTGGACCtttgaaaattaaaatttaaagaAGCAGGGTTTTTTCATTCAAGTGAAGCATGATTCGTCAACACGTGAATACGACGCGCATGTATACCACCTACAACAGTAACAAACCCTGTGGACAACCAACAACAGTAACACCTCTGTGGACAACCAACAACAGTAACACCTCTGTGGACAACCAACAATAGTAACACCCCTGTGGACAACCATCAGGGGTACCACCCCCGTGGACAACCAACAACAGTAACACCACTGTGGACAACCAACAATAGTAACACCCCTGTGGACAACCATCAGGGATACCACCCCCGTGGACAACCAACAACAGTAACACCACTGTGGACAACCATTAATATTAACACCCCTGTGGACAACTATCAATAGTAACAAACCTGTGGACAACCATTAATAGTAACACCCCTGTGGACAACCAGCAACAGTAACACCTCTGTAGACAACCATCAACAGTAACACCTCTGTGGATAACCATCAATAGTAACACCCCTGTGGACAACCAACAATAGTAACACACCTGTGGACAACCATTAATAGTAACACCCCTGTGGACAACTATCAATAGTAACAAACCTGTGGACAACCATTAATAGTAACACCCCTGTGGACAACCAGCAACAGTAACACCTCTGTAGACAACCATCAACAGTAACACCTCTGTGGATAACCATCTATAGTAACACCCCTGTGGACAACCAACAATAGTAACACCCCTGTGGACAACCATTAATAGTAACACCCCTGTGGACAACCAACAACAGTAACACACCTGTGGATAACCATCAGCAGTAACACCCCTGTGGACAACCAACAATAGTAACACCCCTGTGGACAACCATCAACAGTAACACCCCTGTGGACAACCAACAACAGTAACACCCCTGTGGACAACCAACAACAGTAACACCCCTGTGGACAACCATCAGTAGTCACACACCTGTCCACAACCATCAACAGTAACACCCCCGTGGACAACCAACCACAGTAACCCCACTGTCGACAACAATAAACAGTAACACCCCTGTGGATAACCATCAACAGTAACACCTCTGTGGACAACCAACCACAGAAAACCCCTGTGGACAACAATTAACAGTAACACCCCTGTGGATAACCATCAATAGTAACACCTCTGTGGACAACCAACAATAGTAACACACCTGTGGACAACCATCAATAGTAACACACCTGTGGACAACCATCAATAGTAACACCTCTGTGGACAACCAACAACCGTCACACACCTGTGGACAACCATCAATAGTGACACCTCTGTGGATAAAAACTCTCGAGGTGGCGTTACATTATGGACGGTTTTCATTTGAGAAGAAACAAGTGAGTTTGGAACCTCTCGGGGCGGATGTGGCTGATTTAGGACacacgtgagtgagttttaaaATATATCCCCGTAGAAACACCAGACTTTTTTGTCATCTCTATACATCCATGTTCTAGAATGTCACCCAAACAAATGAACTAAGGATCACCCTGGCCAACAGTGTATACTACACATGGAAGTTAACAAGCCAAAGTCAACTTTGGGCAACCCCGACGACTCTCATGACTCCGACAACTAAGACAACTCCCACAACTCCGACGACTCGAGGAACTCCCAGGACTCCGACAACTCTCACAGCTCCGACGATTCCAACAACTCCCACAACCCCGACGACTCCGTCAACTCTCACAACTCCGACGACACCCGCAACTACGACCACTCCCACAACTCCTACGACATTTAACTCCGATGACTCTCACAACTCCCACAACTCCGACGACTCTAACAACTCCCACAACTCCGACGACTCCATGAACGCCACAACTCCCACAATTCCGACGACTCCAACAACTTCCACAACTCCGACGACTCTCACAACTCCGACAGTTCCGACGACTCATAATACTCCCCAGAAGCAGTTGAAGGTACTGTTTAAGTGACCAGCGTGCCCTTTCATATAGCAATCAGCTTTGCAACGATCGTAACTGTTTCAGGTTTACGATATATGTCGATAGTCGTAACGTTTAAGATCTCGTGTTGTAACAGTGAATCCAGACGATAGTGTTGGAAGGGCAAGTTTTCGCCTGTGCCATCATCAACCGTACGCTCCAGATAGACGGTTGTGGATTCTCAGGAAAAGCCTGTAATAACTGATGCTGATAGATCACCAGACTCCAAGGAGAATAACTGTCTACCACAAAATGTATCGAGGTAAGGTTCTGATGTCGTTCCCATGCTAAAACAAGGCATTCATCTGGAGCCAAGGGTCGAACTATCTAGGACGCTGGAAACCAATGGTCGTGGGTTCGACTTGACTATAGTTCCAGATTTGTGATTAAAATGGATTTTACAAAACCGGTTAAAAACATAGTTCACTTCCGGTTTTCTTCGCACACAACGCTGACACCTGGAGAACAACTGGAAATGCTGTTCACTCACCGACTCATAAGGACTCTGTTAATCGTAAATACCCATAGGCTAAAACCCACGGAATGTATCAAGCAACTCTTAACAACAGGACTGCATATACATGTTATGTTTCGTCGTTTCTGCTTAAATTCCGAGAAGGGTTTTCCTTTCCTTCAGCACCGTAAAGTTCAAGGAACGTAATCTTTTCATGAAGTGCTATTTGATGACATCAGGATATGCAGATCGCGAGACCTATGAGACCAGGAAGATGTCTCACAATAACTCCATGAAATGCGGATCCGTCCTATCCTTCAATTCTGTATTGTCACCGACGTGTTGAGACGTCAGACAGAAATGACGCAACAGGTGGACATCCCGGAGGTACATGGCCCTGTAAAGCACGAACAAAACTAAGGAAGATAGGCAGCTTTGGCAAGACAAGACAGTCGTATAATGTATTTTAGGCCACAGGCACTTATACAAGAGGGTTACATACAGTTGTAATACACATTGTAGGGATACAGATTAGGACATGGTCAATTGTACGTGCTCGTTACAGCgaataaatgcatatttaacataGAAAGCTAGGTTACGGAGGGTGGTTTCATTAGTAGTTGTTAATATAGTATTAAATTATAGCTATTGGTGATGGTTTCAATAGATGATGTCCTGGGATATGCCTGTAACGTAAATCTTCATAAAATGGCCAGTCAGGGGTAAAACGTACCTCATCTCGAACTGAAGAACTGCATAAAGGACAATACCTTTCCGATTTAGGGATGGACAGTTTTCTGCTTCTATTTGCCATTAAATCCAACAAACCTATCCTATATTTGGTAAATATGTTTCCATTACAATGGAGAGTAAGTTTCGATAAATACAATTCAGGTTGTATTagagttttaaatgttttatataattCATACCGAGAGCCACTTTCTAGAGTGAAATGCCATTCCAGATAAAACATATTGACCGCTCGATCACGAACTCCTTTTAAAAACGTACAGACACCGCTAACACCCTGACTTATCCATACCAGTCCATACCCATGAGAAAACAGAAGATGTCTTATATGTGATGCCCAGGATATTTTACCCATATTATCTAGATGAAACATCATAGTATAGAATGTTTAGGTAGACGGTGCTCATGCATTCAGAATCTTAAACCAACATTTAAGGCACCgtatttatgaatatatatacatgaggtGTCTCCCGCATTCACCGTAAACCATACAGTTTGGAGTAGGGGGTCCAACACATATAAAACGTCCTACTGGCCATAAGATGTAACCGCAGCGTTGAAATCCCCACACTTCCCATCCATTTAATAAAATGTGTTGTACTCTTGGCatcaaacagtttgaaaatagtGCAGTTAACATTCCACATTCATGGGGGACAGATAAAATTGAAATCATTGCTTTCTTTGCACGCAGGAACAGGTCATAGATACAACATTTTAGACTCATCCTATGTGAGAAATATATTCATAGATATTTATACTGATTAACAATAGCAACTGATTTTCCTTCACACAAAAATTTCCTTTGATTTTACAGCGCCACCCCTTCTAAATATGACTATATTAGTCTTGTCTAAAagagtgtttagagttttcaaGAATATGTAGCTGATTTTGCAAACCAAATTGTTTCATATATCAAGATGACATCGTCTGCAAATAAAAGCATAAAGAGTTCTATCATATCTGGAAACATCTGTACACCATGTTTGCCATTCTGCATAACCTCATAATACAATTCGTTAACGAAAAATGAGAACAAAATAGGATTTACAATGACCTTGTCGTGGTCCCATTGGGCTGTCAAGATAACATCAGAGCCACATCGTACGCAAAAGTTTACATTTGATTACATTGCTTTTAACACAGTATGCATTTTCCCACCTAACCCGGCATTACGTAAGCAATACCCTAGTTTTTTTCTATCTACAGAATCGAAAACTTTCGGAACTTCGACAAAACTACATACCGTTTGTGTTTTCGACGGGATAAACATTTTTGAATCAGTCCATACAAAGTAAAAATGTGATCAGTTGTGGATCATTGCTTGCGAAAACCAGCTTGATTCTCAGGAATCTTATTCGTTGTGTTTGCCTATTTAGAGAGTCGACTATTTAGTACATAAGTGAAGACTGCCGAGAATGCTCATAAGAGATATCAATAATTATCGAGATTGTTAAAGTGTCCTTTCTTGTGATTTGGGACAATAATAGAAACTGACCAACTGCGAGGGAATATTCCTTTTGTGAACAAACTATTGAAACATTTATTGAGAAATGGAAGAATTTCTGTAATAGAGCATTTAAACATTTCAATAATGATACCATCAGGACCAGTTCCTTTTCCACATTTCATTTGTGAAATTGCATGtttgatttcatcatccgaTATAGACGAGTCTAGTACAAATCCATCTGTTTCATAATAGCTCCCACTGAAATCATCCGAAATTTCTAAAATGTCTTGGTAGAGTACAGCATTACTTGGGACAACATTTCTGAAATGAATGACCACTCAGGTTTGGAAACTGAATTTTGTGGagggcatttagttttcatatttggaatttcttTCCAGATTTTAGACTGACAATGCATAGAGTTACCTAGTCTGTTTAGTTTATTACATTTCAATTCATGTTTAATCATGGAGATCATTAATAGCACCTTCAATATCAACTTCAAGTTTAATCAGCAGGTTTTCACCAAACTGGCCCAATTTTTGAGGAAGGGCATAAGAAAATGTTGTACAGAGAGAATCATTCCGGAATATCTTTTGTGTAATGGTTGGGTTGTTAAAGGACACACCTGATGTAGGAGTCATTTTGGGAATCTACAGGATGACTCGAGTGGAAAATGATCTGAATCATCGTGTTCACCGATGTTAAAGTTTTGACGATATTGAAATAAGTCTGAGGAGCAAATAGAACAGCCTTTCTCACTACAGTATGTATACTCACCATATACATCCCCATTCACTCTACCGTTAACTATGACTAAAGGAAAGGCGTAACACATATCCAGCAATATGCGATCAAAACTATTTACATGTACCATGTTATCATGAGATTCACGATTCTCGACTGGAGTGTCATCATCGTCACAATGTGAACCAACGTTATGCAAGTCATCACTAGGATGTACAGATGGATTATTGAGTTGACCAGCGTTCATATTTCCACATAACATCAGATGGGAGTTGCTGAACTCTGTTAAGTTATCAACTAGTAGTTGTTCAAGTCAGCTACAACCACCACAACCTGTCACACACAACCGACAAagactgtcaaacacaaccgaCAAGACAAGAACTGTTACTTAGAAACACCACACACTGTCAACCACCACCAACAGAGACTGTCAAACACCACAAACAGAGACTGTCAAACACAAACATAGACACTCATCTAAAACAGCATTGTATGTTCACAAACAACAAAGCTAactacaaacagtgacataaCTCGGAATATGTATTTGGCTGCCTTACAATGATGACAGTCCACCGAAATATGTCAAGAGCCACCTCATGTCAGCATAGCGCATGCGCTCTTTTGACGATCTGGCCTTGGCACAAAGATCGCGTCGCTAAAATGAGACTTTGATATCTCGTGCGAGTTCACTTCCGACGATTGTCAGTTTCGTCCTGTTATTGCGTGTGGGGTACCGCTCCCTATTGACACTGCCTGCAAACTCTGCTTCCGTGGTGTTCCTGCGCGGAGTATGTGTCACGAACTGGTGAACTAGTGCACATCATGCCCAGTCCACTTGCTGCAAGGGGTTAAAGGTTGCTACACTAGCCAGCATTGCATTGTGTCTGTACTCCATGgtttatgtgtttgtgatgtagCCGATATAATAGTTAGCTGGACCAGCAGCGGCTGCACATAGCCAGTAGacactacacactacacacatCTCTTCCATACACAACTGCATACATCAAAATAGCACCTGACACGTGTACAAACGCAAACGCGTAACGTTAGAAAACTCTGCACACAAAATGCATCTGTGAACATCAATGTATCACCACACACGTCTACAAAAAGCATCATCACGAAACATTTTCGAAACATTTACATGTGGTTTCAAAAAggtttttcaaaaacatttttcatcaaaTTGTTTTGGGAACGTTAGTAAAATGTTTCACAAGTCATAACgttatggaaatgttttgcaaaagtttttttttcaaaaacatcatgCTATAACATGGTTAAAACTATTCCATAACATGccattaaaatgtttttaaactgtTTGCAGAAATGTTGTGCACGAAcatgtataaataaatatagtAATCACGTTTTAAAAACATTGTGGACACATTAAAGAGATCTCATAAAAATACTGTCTAATATACCAGAAATATGTTTtccaaatgtttttcaaatacGTCATGCAATAACTTGAGTGAAACTATTTCACAACATGTCATTGAAATGTTAGTAATATGTTGCAGAAATGTTGTGCAAGAACATGTGTTATGAAATATTATCAtcacattttaaaaacattgtGGACACACATGCCAAATCATAGAGATGGTGTCTAAATCTCTCAGAAATACCGAACATGCTTctgaaatgttttcaacatCTTATTAAAAATGTCATGCTACAAAATGGATGAAACTATTTCACAACGTTATTCAAATGACATTTAATGTCATTTCCATAGACCCACAACTTATTTTAGTATTCAGTCCCAATCCAGTAGGCACAGGTCAAGACGTCTGCACAGGTTGCGTGACGCTACAATATCTGTACACGGAAATTCATGGCCATACAGACAGTCACGTTGCACAATATGATCATACATCATAACTACGCAtgatcatacagagctacaATATGTCATGCTGCACAACATAACTACGCAtgatcatacagagctacaATATGTCACGCTGCACAACATAACTACACAtgatcatacagagctacaATATGTCATGCTGCACAACATAACTATGCAtgatcatacagagctacaATATGTCACGCTGCACAACATAACTACGCAtgatcatacagagctacaATATGTCACGCTGCACAACATAACTACACATGATCATACGGAGCTACAATATGTCACGCTGCACAACATAACTACACAtgatcatacagagctacaATATGTCATGCTGCACAACATAACTACGCAtgatcatacagagctacaATATGTCACGCTGCACAACATAACTACACAtgatcatacagagctacaATATGTCATGCTGCACAACATAACTACGCAtgatcatacagagctacaATATGTCACGCTGCACAACATAACTACACAtgatcatacagagctacaATATGTCATGCTGCACAACATAACTACGCAtgatcatacagagctacaATATGTCACGCTGCACAACATAACTACACAtgatcatacagagctacaATATGTCATGCTGCACAACATAACTACGCAtgatcatacagagctacaATATGTCACGCTGCACAACATAACTACACAtgatcatacagagctacaGTATGTCACGCTGCACAACATAACTACACATAATCATACAGAGCTACAGTATGTCACGCTGCACAACATAACGACACATGATCATACGGAGCTACAATATGTCATGCTGCACAACATAACTACGCAtgatcatacagagctacaATATGTCATGCTGCACAACATAACTACACAtgatcatacagagctacaATATGTCATGCTGCACAACATAACTACGCAtgatcatacagagctacaGTATGTCACGCTGCACAACATAACGACACATGATCATACGGAGCTACAATATGTCATGCTGCACAACATAACTACGCAtgatcatacagagctacaATATGTCATGCTGCACAACATAACTACACAtgatcatacagagctacaATATGTCATGCTGCACAACATAACTACGCAtgatcatacagagctacaATATGTCACGCTGCACAACATAACTACACAtgatcatacagagctacaATATGTCACGCTGCACAACATAACTAcacgtgatcatacagagctacaATATGTCACGCTGCACAACATAACCACACAtgatcatacagagctacaATATGTCACGCTGCACAGTATAACTACACATAATCATACAGAGCTACAGTATGTCACGCTGCACAACATAACTACACAtgatcatacagagctacaGTATGTCACGCTGCACAACATAACTACACAtgatcatacagagctacaGTATGTCACGCTGCACAACATAACGACACAtgatcatacagagctacaATATGTCACGCTGCACAACATAACTACACAtgatcatacagagctacaGTATGTCACGCTGCACAACATAACGACACATGATCATACGGAGCTACAATATGTCATGCTGCACAACATAACTACGCAtgatcatacagagctacaATATGTCATGCTGCACAACATAACTACACAtgatcatacagagctacaATATGTCATGCTGCACAACATAACTACGCAtgatcatacagagctacaATATGTCACGCTGCACAACATAACTACACAtgatcatacagagctacaATATGTCACGCTGCACAACATAACTACACATAATCATACAGAGCTACAATATGTCACGCTGCACAACATAACTACACAtgatcatacagagctacaATATGTCACGCTGCACAACATAACTAcacgtgatcatacagagctacaATATGTCACGCTGCACAACATAACTACACAtgatcatacagagctacaATATGTCATGCTGCACAACATAACTACACATAATCATACAGAGCTACAGTATGTCACGCTGCACAACATAACTACACATAATCATACAGAGCTACAATATGTCATGCTGCACAACATAGCTACTGATGATCATGCAGAGCTACAATATGTCATGCTGCACAGTATGACTACACAtgatcatacagagctacaATATGTCACGCTGCACAACATAACTGTTGAtgatcatacagagctacaATATGTCACGCTGCACAACATAACTACACAtgatcatacagagctacaGTATGTCATGCTGCACAGTATAACTACACAtgatcatacagagctacaATATGTCAGGCTGCACAACATAACTACACAtgatcatacagagctacaATATGTCACGCTGCACAACATAACTACACAtgatcatacagagctacaATATGTCACGCTGCACAACATAACTACACAtgatcatacagagctacaGTATGTCACGCTGCACAACATAACTACACATAATCATACAGAGCTACAGTATGTCACGCTGCACAGTATAACTACACATAATCATACAGAGCTACAGTATGTCACGCTGCACAACATAACTAcacgtgatcatacagagctacaGTATGTCACGCTGCACAGTATAACTACACATAATCATACAGAGCTACAGTATGTCACGCTGCACAACATAACTACACATAATCATACAGAGCTACAGTATGTCACGCTGCACAACATAACTACACAtgatcatacagagctacaATATGTCATGCTGCACAACATAACTAcacgtgatcatacagagctacaATATGTCATGCTGCACAACATAACTACACAtgatcatacagagctacaATATGTCATGCTGCACAACATAACTACACAtgatcatacagagctacaATATGTCACGCTGCACAACATAACTAcacgtgatcatacagagctacaATATGTCACGCTGCACAACATAACTACACAtgatcatacagagctacaATATGTCATGCTGACAACATAACTACACAtgatcatacagagctacaATATGTCATGCTGCACAACATAACTACACAtgatcatacagagctacaATATGTCATGCTGCACAGTATAACTACACAtgatcatacagagctacaGTATGTCACGCTGCACAAAATGGCtatacacagctacacacagctACACTATGTCGCGTTGCACAATATAACTACACAAAACCATACAGAGCTACAATATGTCATGGTGGACAACATAGCTACGCACAGCTACACAGAGCTACAATGTGTCACGTAGCACTAAACGACAGCACAGCCATACAGAACAGTAACTGATATGTCTTtcccctc
The window above is part of the Haliotis asinina isolate JCU_RB_2024 chromosome 1, JCU_Hal_asi_v2, whole genome shotgun sequence genome. Proteins encoded here:
- the LOC137277488 gene encoding integumentary mucin A.1-like, with translation MTPTTKTTPTTPTTRGTPRTPTTLTAPTIPTTPTTPTTPSTLTTPTTPATTTTPTTPTTFNSDDSHNSHNSDDSNNSHNSDDSMNATTPTIPTTPTTSTTPTTLTTPTVPTTHNTPQKQLKVLFK